The genomic stretch GCCGGCAAGGCCAAGGCGGTGGGCCGCAAGTACGCCAACCTGCTCGTCAACGGCACCGGTGCCAATGACGAGTTCGAGGGACTGCTGGGGCTGGTGAGCGCGGGCCAGACGCTGGTTGCCGGGCCGAACGGCGCCGACCTCTCCTTCGACTTGCTGGACCAGCTTCGGCAGAAGGTCACCGCGAAGGACGGGAAGCTCGACTTCTACCTGATGCCGGGCCGCACCATCCGCTCCTACAAGGCGCTGCTGCGCGCGCAGGGCGGCGCCGGCATCATCGAGACGGTGCATCTGGCGGACGGCGTGGAGGAGGTCCTCGTGTACGAGGGCGTCCCCATCTTCCGGAACGACTGGGTTCCCACCAACCAGACGCAGGGAACCAGCACCACGTGCACCAGCATCCTCGCCGGGTGCCTCGACGACGGCACCCGCAAGGTGGGCATCGCCGGGCTGCACGCGAAGAAGCAGATGGGCATCCACGTCGCGGACATCGGCGAGGCGGAGACGAAGGACGAGTCCATCACCCGCGTGAAGTTCTACTGCGGCCTGGCCGTGTTCAACGACCTGGGGCTGGCGGTGCTCCAGGGCGTGAAGAACTGAGCGGTGCGCTTCTCGGCTGGGCCTGCCCGCGGAGACTCCCTTCCCGGGCGGGCCCGGCCCGCAACCTCGCGCCCAGCACGTGCTGGGCGCATTCCCTGTGGAGCAACAGATGGCTGGAAATCGACTGACGGTGGAAGTGGTGCTGGTGGGGCCGCGCGCGGGGGAGACGTGTAGCCTCGCGGGCTTCGACTTCAATGCCGGTGTGGCGGAGGTGCCGAGACACGCGGCGACGGCCCTCCACATTCTTGGCAAGTACCACAACGCCTTCCAGGTGGACTCGCGCGAGTACGAGGAGGCCCATGCGAAGTGGGCGAAGGAGAAGGCGAGCGCGGAGTCCACCGGCTCTGTGGACCCGAAGCTGGCGGTCGCGCTGGAGGACGCGCGCGCGCTCATCAACGCGAAGGACTTCGAGCTGGAGCGCCTCCGGGCGGAACTGCGCGAGGCGAAGGATTGGCCCGCGGAGCCCGTGAAGGCCCAGTCGACGACGGAGCTGGCGAAGGCCCCGGCCGAGGAGACGCCGGCGGCGG from Myxococcus guangdongensis encodes the following:
- a CDS encoding major capsid protein; the encoded protein is MPSITLVEAAKLSQDDLVGGIIDNIVTVDAFYQRLRWESVEGPAIVYNRESSLGDVQMLGVGGTITAKSPTTFVQVTSALKRIIGDAEVDNFIEATHSDTTDQKALQVAGKAKAVGRKYANLLVNGTGANDEFEGLLGLVSAGQTLVAGPNGADLSFDLLDQLRQKVTAKDGKLDFYLMPGRTIRSYKALLRAQGGAGIIETVHLADGVEEVLVYEGVPIFRNDWVPTNQTQGTSTTCTSILAGCLDDGTRKVGIAGLHAKKQMGIHVADIGEAETKDESITRVKFYCGLAVFNDLGLAVLQGVKN